The window TATATCGGCCTCCGAATGGTCCGAAATGACCAGTTGAATCTGGTAATGTATATGTGCTCATTTGATTTCCTCCATTGTTTGCGTGTTTTTGACAAGATTTAGGAATCTTATTATTTTCGCTGTGTCCTTTTGTCCGTCACTTTCAACCCCGCTTGACACATCCAACATATATACGTTGGTTTTCATAGCAGCGGCAACATTTTTCAGGTTTAATCCACCGGCTAATATCACTTTTTTTCCTTTAGCATCAAATTCAGACAAAATACTCCAATCAAATGTTGTACCATTCCCTCCGTAATACTTTCCTTTCGGCCCATCCAATAGGATATAATCACAAGAATAGGCATCGATATGCTTTAAGTCCTCTGCAGTCTCAATACTGAAGGCTTTAATAATCGGAAAGGATAGTGATTGACAAAATTCAGGGCTTTCATCGCCATGTAGCTGCACCGTGTCAATGCCTGTTTCAGAAACAATCCTCTCTATTTCCTCTTTACTTGGATTAACAAACACACCGACTTTTTTTACATTTGTTGGCAATTTGGAAATAATTTGTTTTGCTTTCGTTGTCGTAATCCTACGTTTACTTTCCGCAAATACAAAACCAATCGCATCAGCACCACTGCTTACAGCACATTGCGCTGACTCTATATTTTGTAGTCCGCATATCTTTACTTTCATATTTGAGCACCCTTTTGAATTGGCAGCTTCATTTCCTTTAATGTATGTGATAGATTATCTGCTCTCATAAAGGTTTCCCCGACTAAAATTCCATTTGCACCCGCATTTACGACCCGTTTTACATCCTCAATAGTTTTAATCCCGCTTTCACTTATTAAGAATGCGCCTGCCTTTTTGATTTTCGAACTAAGCCTTTCTGTTACTGACAGGTCTACCTCAAAGGTCTTTAAATTCCTATTATTAACACCAATTATTTTTGCCCCGACTCTAATGGCCATGTCAACCTCTGCTTCGTTATGCACCTCCATTAATACGTCAAGCTGTTGGCTTTTTGCATATTGATAGAGATCAGCTAATTTTTCTTCTTTCATCGCAGCAGCGATTAACAAAATAAGATTTGCACCCGATGCTTTTGCGATATCAATTTGAATCCTATCAATTATAAAGTCTTTACAAAGGATAGGAGCATCAATTGCCTTTCGCACGGCTTCTAAATCAGCAAAATCTCCTTTAAAAAAACGTTTATCGGTTAAGACGGAAACCGCACTAGCACCATATTTGATATAGGAGCTAGCCTGTTCGGCAGGATCTTTATCAGTGCTAATATCCCCTTTTGAAGGACTAGCCCGTTTATATTCAGCAATAATCGCTAATTCCTCTGCTTTTTCAAGAATGGATATGAAAGATTGCTTCGTAAGATTCTTATACGCACTAACCCTTGTTTGATGTCTGTATAAATCGTCAATCTCTATTTTCTTCTCAGACAAAATGGTATCTAAAATCGTTGCCATTTATATCACCTCTGTCTTTACATTACTGGCTTCAATCAAACGATTCAGTTTATCTAGAGCTGCACCTGAATCAATTAGCTCTTCAGCCAGCTCGACACCTGCTTGTATACTTGATGCTTTACCACCTACATAAATACCAATACCCGCATTTAATAGTACCGTATCTCGGTAGGCACCTCTTTTTCCCTTTAAGACATTTCTTAATATTTCGGCATTTTCGCGGGCATAGCCGCCAACAATTGCTTCATTTGGATAGATTGATAATCCTACCTCTTCAGGACGAAGTATTCGTTCCGAAATATGACCATTCTCTAACATGACTAAATAGTTTTCTCCTTGGAGTGATGCTTCATCCATTGAACCCGCACCATTTAGGACCACTGCCCGCTTTCGTCCAAGTGCGTTTAGAACCTCTGCAAACATCTTTGCTAAATCGCGACGGTAAACCCCTAAAAATTGTGAATCTAATTCAACCGGATTCAGAAGTGGTCCTAATAGATTGAATACAGTCGGTATCCCTAAATCCTTCCGTACCTTTTGAATTCGTTTTATTTTTGGATGTACATGGGGAGCAAATAAAAAGGCTATCCCAACTTCTTCAATAATTTCCTCAATTCGTTCGGAGGATAGATTTAAATCAATTCCTAGCTCCTCCAGAACATCTGCACTCCCCGTTTTACTTGATACACTACGATTTCCGTGCTTAGCAACAGGAATACCGGCAGCTGCAATAACAAAGGCAGAGGTAGAACTTACATTAAAACTCTTTACCCCATCACCACCGGTACCGCAATTGTCCATCACATTAGCAAATTTTTTCTTAAACGGAAGTGCTTTTGCTCGAATCCCTTTTACAAGACCAGCAATTTCTTCAACCGTTTCTCCTTTTGCTTTCAAGCCAATAAGAAAGGCTGAGATTTCACTGTCTGAAACATCATCGGAAAATAATCGTTCCATCGCTTGGTTTATTTCAAAATTTGTCAAGGTTTCACCTGAAGTTAAACGAACTAAAATGTCTTTCATATAGCAACTCCCTCTCTTATTTCAGATAAAAAATTGGCTAACATTTGCTTCCCGTCATCGGTACCAATTGATTCAGGGTGGAACTGCATCCCATATAGCGGTAAAGTACGGTGTTTGATGGCCATTATTTCATTGTCATCGCTAGATAACGCTGAAATCTCAAATTCAGCTGGTAATGTTCCCTTTTCTATGATTAAGGAATGATAACGCATAACTTCAATATTTTGCGGCAGGTTCTGAAATATATGATTTCCTGAATGGCTGATGTGTGATCCTTTTCCATGCATAATTTTATCAGCCTTAATAATCCTAGCCCCAAAACTATAACCGATTGCTTGGTGACCCAAACAGATTCCTAAAATAGGCAGTTTATCGTAAAAGTGTTGGATAACCTCCACACAGATTCCAGCCTCATCCGGTCTACCTGGACCTGGAGAGATGACAATAGCCTCAGGAGCTAATTTCTCAATATCCGTGATGGTCAGCTCATTATTTCTTGTTACGACCATTTCTTCTCCAAATTCTCCAAGATATTGATAAAGGTTATACGTAAAAGAGTCGAAATTATCAATCAATAAAATCATTGAATATCCCCTCCAAGAAACATTTTTAATTTATGAAGAGTTTCTTCATATTCCTTTTCAGGAATGGAATCATAGACAATCCCTGCACCTGCCTGAATATAGGCCTCATTCCCCTTAATGACCATCGTACGAATGGCTAAAGCAAAATCAAGATTTCCATTTGCTGAAACATATCCAATCGCCCCTGAGTAAATACCTCTTTTCATATTTTCCATCTCATTAATAATTTCCATTGCCCGTATTTTCGGAGCACCAGACACCGTTCCAGCTGGTAAGCAAGCAATTAGAGCATCAATCGGCGATAATTGGTCGACAAGTCTCCCTTCTACTTCAGAAACTAGATGAATGACATGCTTGTATTTCTCAATTTGAAGAAATTTTGTAACATGGACAGAGCCAAATTCACACACACGCCCAAGGTCATTACGCCCTAAATCGACAAGCATTTTATGCTCCGCTAATTCCTTTTCGTCGGCCAATAAATCCGCGGCCAACGTTACATCCTCTTCACCATTTGCTCCCCTAGGTCTTGTGCCGGCAATGGGATTGGTAATGACCTGTTTCCCTTTTACCTTTATAAGGCTCTCAGGGGAGACACCAGCAATTGCGTAATCTTCAAAATCAAAATAGTACATATAGGGTGATGGATTTTTTACTCTTAACTTCCGATACAGTGAAAATGGTTCTCCATCTATTTCAGCCTTCAAACGTTGTGATAGAACAACCTGAAAAATATCGCCTTCCTCAATATGCTTTTTGGCTTTAATCACATGATTCATGAACTGTTCTTTCGGGATCGATGCTTGAAAGGACGAAAGAGTAACCTCATTACTACTATCATCCGAGACACTTTGACGGATTAAACGTTTTGTTTGTTCAATCTTACTAGACAGCTCGGTAAAGGATGACCCGTTATGCTGTGGCGAAGCAACAATATAAACCTTCTGCTCCAGATGATCAAAAACAACCAAAACTTCAAAAAATAAAAAATGGACTTCAGGTAGCATTAATTCATCATCTGGAATGTCACCAATATTTTCATATTGGCGAATCGCATCATAGCTCGCATAGCCAACTGCTCCACCGATAAAGGGAAACATCGGCTCAGGTTTGGAAGTATTTTCAGGCAATAATTCTTTTAACACCTCTAAAGGTTTTTTATGAAGAAAATGATTCTCATTGTTTTTAATAATCTGACTTCCGTTACCAATACCGATTAACTCCATAAACGGCTCTGCACCAATAAATGAAAAGCGTCCTGAGTTTTCATGCTTTAACGAACTCTCTAGTAAGAATTTTTTTTCACCCTTTAATCTTTGATAAATCGAAATAGGAGTCAACGTATCCCCTTCTATTTCCTCAATAATCAATGCTTCAGAACTCAACTCTTCTCTACTCAGCTTCATGACCTTAAACCCTCCATTTTGTTCATATATAGAATAAAACAAAAAGTCCCCTATCCACATTGAAATAATATGGATAGAGGACGATTGATTAACCGCGGTGCCACCTCTGTTAAAGCCGTTAAGGCTTTCTCTTTTCAGGTACAATACTAGTTCTTTATACCCTATCCTTTTAACGGTGGAATTCCGTGCAATCCTACTAGCATTTTTCAGACTGCCACTCGTAAGTCCATTCCAGCGATGCATTCGTACCGGTTCACAGCTTTCCCGGCTCTCTGTAACGAAAAACAATCGTGTACTACTCTTACTTGAACGCTTTACATATGATATTAATATTTATGAAAAAACAAAAAGGGTTTCTCGTCGGAAAAGGACGAGAAACCCGTGGTGCCACCTTCATTAGCTGATTATACAGCTCACTTAAAAAGTATCAAAACACACTGTTTTAATACTTATCTCTTGTAACGATGAGACATTCGCCAAAGCCTACTGCTATCAAATTCACCCCATTGAATTTATGTCCGGATTTTTGTCGACCTTGTTCAAAACATTACCTTTAACATATCCGTGACATCCGCCGGTGGCTAAACCTCTAAAAGAAGTTACTAGGTTCGGTTTGGGGCTCGGAAGTCCATTCACCCTTCTTTCCACACTGATTTGCACCAACCATCAGCTCTCTATAGTGTTTGGAAAGGTTACTCTTCTTCGTCAACGCCGTAAGATTATATTTGTTAATTATAATAATACTTAATCATTCCTTCGTCAACCATAAATTGTTCGAAAACTGTTAAAATTATTTTTAGTCCTTTGCTACATTCACATACAAATTTTCCCATGCTACTTTCAAGATAATTGGCAAACCTATTAAGGTGACTATTTATTAAAGGCGGTTTGTGACATGGATCATGTTGAAGAATTACTTTCGATGAATCTAAAGCAATCCATAAAAAAGAAGGACCGGGGTGCACATAAACAAAAATGGGCCGTTCTCTCTATGTCATCAATCCCACTGATTATGACATTAGGGAATTCAATGTTTATCCCGGTTCTACCGACAATGGAGAAACAATTAGCGATATCTCCGTTTCAATCAAGCATGATAATTACCGTCTATTCAATTGTTGCCATTTTCTTAATCCCAATAGCTGGCTATCTTTCCGATCATATCGGCAGAAAAAAAGTGATTATTCCCAGCTTACTCATTGCAGGAATCGGTGGCTTGATTTCCGGTTGGGCCGCATGGAAAATGACTGACGCCTATTGGCTTATATTAATCGGAAGAGCGCTTCAGGGAGTCGGGGCCGCCGGAGCATCTCCAATTGTCATGCCCTTAGTAGGAGATATGTTCCAAAACGAAAAGGATGTGAGCAGTACTTTAGGTATTATTGAGACATCCAATACATTTGGCAAGGTCCTTAGCCCGATACTAGGAGCATTACTAGCTGGAGTCACTTGGTTTCTACCTTTTTTCTCGATTCCTGTTTTTTGTGTATTCTCTACCTTACTTATGATGGTGTTTGTAAAGGTTCCGAAATCAAAGGAAAAGCCAATTCCAATTAAGCAGTTCTTTCAACATATTAAACAAACCTTTACACATAATGGAAAATGGCTTAATGCAATTTTTTTAATTGGCGCCATTTTAATGTTTGTTCTATTTGGTGTCTTGTTTTACTTATCAGAAATGCTCGAAACTCGATTTGGTATAAACGGAGTGAAAAAAGGACTAATTTTGGCCATTCCATTAGGTGCTCTATGCTTAACCTCCTTCCTTACAGGTAAAATCATAAAAGAAAATAAAGTGTTGATGAAGTGGATTATTTTCACCGGAAATATCCTTCTAGGAGTTTCTGTTATGACTTTAAGCTTCTCAAATATGCTTTGGTTTCTGATTAGTCTTTTCTTCTTATGCGGGATTGGGATTGGGGCTGTACTGCCATGCCTTGATGCTCTCATAACGGTTGGTATCGAAAAAGAACATCGTGGCACGATTACTTCTATCTATAACTCGATGCGTTTTATCGGGGTTGCAGCAGGTCCTCCTGTCCTTGCTATACTAATGGATAAAACCGGACATTTATTATTTTACATTCTTTGTGGCTGCAGCTTATTGGCTGCATTTGCCACGTTTATCGCCATAAAGCCAGACAAAGAAGAAGCAGCGCAATAGGTGAGTGAAAACGCTAATAAAAATCGCATTGAATTCAATGCGATTTTTCTATTTGATTCACTATAAAACCAATGATAGTCTGATTTACCAGTTGACTTTGCTTTGTAGGCAATTGGTGAGCAACCTTTGGAATAATAACTGCCTGATGATTAGTTAACTTTTCATAGGTTCGTAAATGTTGATTTGAAAAATCCTTTGCCCCGTACATAAGTAATAGCGGAACGGTAATATCTTGAAGTTGATTGGAGCTGTTATAAGATAATGACTGTTCATAAAATCCAAACCACATATTACGATTAGCTTTTTTCATATGTTGATTGATATCATGACGGAATGCAGGATCATCAGTATGAGCTGAAGCAATGACATAACAGAGAAAGCGAGGAAACTTCTTCACTAGATACATTCCTGCTATATGCTCATATTTAAAGCCTAATGATTGAACTTCGGAATATCCACTAATTAGAATTAAACCTAAAGATCGTTCGGGAAACCGCAGAACAAATTCCTGAGCAACACAGCCTCCAGCAGAATATCCGCAAATGACTGCTTTCTCTATTTTTAAATGTTCAAGTAACGCCTTTACTTCTTCAGCATAGCCTTTCATCGT of the Bacillus tuaregi genome contains:
- a CDS encoding phosphoribosylanthranilate isomerase; translated protein: MKVKICGLQNIESAQCAVSSGADAIGFVFAESKRRITTTKAKQIISKLPTNVKKVGVFVNPSKEEIERIVSETGIDTVQLHGDESPEFCQSLSFPIIKAFSIETAEDLKHIDAYSCDYILLDGPKGKYYGGNGTTFDWSILSEFDAKGKKVILAGGLNLKNVAAAMKTNVYMLDVSSGVESDGQKDTAKIIRFLNLVKNTQTMEEIK
- the trpC gene encoding indole-3-glycerol phosphate synthase TrpC; amino-acid sequence: MATILDTILSEKKIEIDDLYRHQTRVSAYKNLTKQSFISILEKAEELAIIAEYKRASPSKGDISTDKDPAEQASSYIKYGASAVSVLTDKRFFKGDFADLEAVRKAIDAPILCKDFIIDRIQIDIAKASGANLILLIAAAMKEEKLADLYQYAKSQQLDVLMEVHNEAEVDMAIRVGAKIIGVNNRNLKTFEVDLSVTERLSSKIKKAGAFLISESGIKTIEDVKRVVNAGANGILVGETFMRADNLSHTLKEMKLPIQKGAQI
- the trpD gene encoding anthranilate phosphoribosyltransferase; translation: MKDILVRLTSGETLTNFEINQAMERLFSDDVSDSEISAFLIGLKAKGETVEEIAGLVKGIRAKALPFKKKFANVMDNCGTGGDGVKSFNVSSTSAFVIAAAGIPVAKHGNRSVSSKTGSADVLEELGIDLNLSSERIEEIIEEVGIAFLFAPHVHPKIKRIQKVRKDLGIPTVFNLLGPLLNPVELDSQFLGVYRRDLAKMFAEVLNALGRKRAVVLNGAGSMDEASLQGENYLVMLENGHISERILRPEEVGLSIYPNEAIVGGYARENAEILRNVLKGKRGAYRDTVLLNAGIGIYVGGKASSIQAGVELAEELIDSGAALDKLNRLIEASNVKTEVI
- a CDS encoding anthranilate synthase component II; translated protein: MILLIDNFDSFTYNLYQYLGEFGEEMVVTRNNELTITDIEKLAPEAIVISPGPGRPDEAGICVEVIQHFYDKLPILGICLGHQAIGYSFGARIIKADKIMHGKGSHISHSGNHIFQNLPQNIEVMRYHSLIIEKGTLPAEFEISALSSDDNEIMAIKHRTLPLYGMQFHPESIGTDDGKQMLANFLSEIREGVAI
- the trpE gene encoding anthranilate synthase component I, whose product is MKLSREELSSEALIIEEIEGDTLTPISIYQRLKGEKKFLLESSLKHENSGRFSFIGAEPFMELIGIGNGSQIIKNNENHFLHKKPLEVLKELLPENTSKPEPMFPFIGGAVGYASYDAIRQYENIGDIPDDELMLPEVHFLFFEVLVVFDHLEQKVYIVASPQHNGSSFTELSSKIEQTKRLIRQSVSDDSSNEVTLSSFQASIPKEQFMNHVIKAKKHIEEGDIFQVVLSQRLKAEIDGEPFSLYRKLRVKNPSPYMYYFDFEDYAIAGVSPESLIKVKGKQVITNPIAGTRPRGANGEEDVTLAADLLADEKELAEHKMLVDLGRNDLGRVCEFGSVHVTKFLQIEKYKHVIHLVSEVEGRLVDQLSPIDALIACLPAGTVSGAPKIRAMEIINEMENMKRGIYSGAIGYVSANGNLDFALAIRTMVIKGNEAYIQAGAGIVYDSIPEKEYEETLHKLKMFLGGDIQ
- a CDS encoding MFS transporter, with product MDHVEELLSMNLKQSIKKKDRGAHKQKWAVLSMSSIPLIMTLGNSMFIPVLPTMEKQLAISPFQSSMIITVYSIVAIFLIPIAGYLSDHIGRKKVIIPSLLIAGIGGLISGWAAWKMTDAYWLILIGRALQGVGAAGASPIVMPLVGDMFQNEKDVSSTLGIIETSNTFGKVLSPILGALLAGVTWFLPFFSIPVFCVFSTLLMMVFVKVPKSKEKPIPIKQFFQHIKQTFTHNGKWLNAIFLIGAILMFVLFGVLFYLSEMLETRFGINGVKKGLILAIPLGALCLTSFLTGKIIKENKVLMKWIIFTGNILLGVSVMTLSFSNMLWFLISLFFLCGIGIGAVLPCLDALITVGIEKEHRGTITSIYNSMRFIGVAAGPPVLAILMDKTGHLLFYILCGCSLLAAFATFIAIKPDKEEAAQ
- a CDS encoding alpha/beta fold hydrolase, producing MSAEFLYQGNRIIYDLSGEGVPIVFIHPPAMGRVVFRNQELLNRHFKVIMPDLSGTGDSMGPEHMVTMKGYAEEVKALLEHLKIEKAVICGYSAGGCVAQEFVLRFPERSLGLILISGYSEVQSLGFKYEHIAGMYLVKKFPRFLCYVIASAHTDDPAFRHDINQHMKKANRNMWFGFYEQSLSYNSSNQLQDITVPLLLMYGAKDFSNQHLRTYEKLTNHQAVIIPKVAHQLPTKQSQLVNQTIIGFIVNQIEKSH